A window of the Radiobacillus deserti genome harbors these coding sequences:
- a CDS encoding MFS transporter codes for MNLHQGAIPKDVEIDKDLKLLLTIGGLHALGIFLSNTFVNIYLWKQSGEFLDIALYNLAVYVLQPLTFIVAGKFAKKIDRVIVLRLGVSSLSLFFLTVLLVGENAATFNILLGALLGVGAGFYWLAFNVLIFEVTEPETRDFFNGFQGVLQSLGGAVGPVLAGYIISRFNNFQGYTIIFSISFIMFILAVISTMFMKRRSAEGKFQLRRILQERKHNKDWKRILHAHFSQGLREGMFVFVISIWVFITTQSELALGTFNLVFSGVSFFFYYVITRIIKPHMRKWSVFVGGLILYLAIFLILLETSYITLLIYGAIIGIGYPTLFVPYMSMTFDVIGRGWKAAEMRIEYIVVRELFTNMGRVSSIIIFISAITIFEPETAIPYLFLTLGIGHFAIYFFVKDVTITNPLTEHHAVKRELVEEENR; via the coding sequence ATGAACTTACATCAAGGAGCTATACCGAAAGACGTAGAAATTGATAAAGATTTAAAATTACTTCTGACAATTGGTGGATTGCACGCCTTAGGAATATTTTTATCCAATACGTTCGTTAATATATACTTATGGAAACAATCTGGTGAATTTTTAGATATAGCCCTATATAACTTAGCTGTATATGTTTTACAACCATTAACATTTATCGTAGCGGGTAAGTTTGCTAAAAAAATAGATCGAGTCATTGTATTAAGACTGGGAGTCTCTTCTTTATCCCTGTTTTTTTTAACGGTCCTTTTAGTCGGAGAGAATGCGGCAACATTTAACATTCTTTTAGGTGCTTTGCTCGGTGTGGGAGCGGGATTCTATTGGCTAGCGTTTAATGTATTAATATTTGAGGTTACCGAACCAGAAACGAGGGACTTCTTCAATGGATTTCAGGGCGTTCTTCAATCTTTAGGGGGAGCAGTTGGTCCTGTACTTGCAGGTTATATCATATCCAGATTTAATAATTTTCAAGGATACACCATTATCTTTTCCATTTCCTTTATCATGTTTATCCTTGCTGTCATTTCTACGATGTTTATGAAAAGAAGGTCGGCGGAGGGAAAGTTTCAATTAAGGAGAATTCTCCAGGAAAGAAAACATAATAAAGATTGGAAACGAATTTTACATGCCCATTTTAGTCAGGGGCTCCGGGAAGGTATGTTTGTATTTGTTATTTCTATCTGGGTATTTATCACAACACAGAGTGAATTAGCTTTAGGTACGTTCAATTTAGTATTTTCAGGTGTTTCCTTTTTCTTTTATTATGTCATTACCCGGATTATCAAACCTCATATGCGGAAGTGGTCCGTATTTGTCGGTGGGTTGATTCTATACTTAGCGATTTTTCTGATTTTATTAGAAACAAGTTATATTACCTTATTAATATATGGAGCGATAATTGGAATAGGTTACCCTACGTTATTCGTTCCATATATGTCAATGACATTTGATGTGATTGGAAGGGGTTGGAAAGCAGCAGAAATGAGGATTGAGTACATTGTTGTACGTGAATTGTTTACAAACATGGGACGGGTTTCTTCTATTATAATATTTATTTCTGCCATAACCATTTTTGAGCCGGAGACAGCAATTCCTTATTTGTTTTTAACTTTAGGAATTGGCCACTTTGCTATCTACTTCTTCGTAAAAGATGTAACGATAACAAATCCGTTAACAGAGCATCATGCTGTTAAGCGAGAATTAGTTGAAGAAGAAAATAGATAG
- a CDS encoding peptidoglycan D,D-transpeptidase FtsI family protein translates to MVDEKKKKKRSQLPFRLNILFVFVFLLFSLLILQLGVVQILNGEEAQDKINRTVKDTSKNQVPRGKMYDRYGRLILDNEPVRSITYTAPKHGASAEERLQLAEKLAEYMKLEYPYDELRERDKKEYWYLQGNNAKVAASRLTKKEKEMEPSDQYQALLDHITEEDLATIDWNEDVIQVIAIKRELDAASELTPHVIKNEGVSPEEYAQIAEHLKDLPGIDASIDWQRKRIFGQTFANYIGSITDREEGIPSENEDFYLTNGYSRNDRVGISGLEQEYESVLRGTKEQILYTTNKDGEVVDSEVVVEGQRGNDLVLTIDMELQRRVDQIVKRELKAIRSESGLNRYVDDALVAMLNPKTGEVLALSGQHYDSEENKIVDESFRVVYDQHRPGSAVKGATVLAGYDAGLIQPGTSFYDNPIKIAGTPEKSSWKDLDWVDDLEALERSSNVYMFYVAMRMLGDYNYVRGDALNVTNTNAFQDFRNYFAQFGLGVETGIDLPYEANGYKGQNPQAGNLLDFAIGQYDTFTTLQLAQYVSTIANDGYRIRPKLVNEVRQPSVDEQLGPVVKNYNTDVLNKIEMDDRYIERVQQGFINVFHGSGGTANNRYWAGASYKPAGKTGTAQNAIYEDGKLIAETENLTLVGYAPYDNPEVAFAVVVPNTGTYEGKYAVNHTIGRGILDAYFQLKKERQQNGVDMNLKDNKEKDSN, encoded by the coding sequence ATGGTTGATGAGAAAAAAAAGAAAAAGCGTTCCCAGCTTCCCTTTCGTTTAAATATATTATTTGTCTTTGTGTTTCTATTGTTTTCGTTACTCATATTACAACTTGGTGTTGTTCAAATACTAAACGGAGAAGAAGCGCAAGATAAAATAAATCGAACGGTGAAAGATACGAGTAAGAACCAAGTTCCGAGAGGGAAAATGTATGATCGATATGGAAGATTGATTTTAGACAACGAACCTGTTCGTTCTATAACGTACACGGCTCCGAAACATGGTGCTTCTGCTGAAGAGAGGTTACAATTAGCAGAAAAGCTTGCCGAATACATGAAATTGGAGTATCCGTATGACGAGTTACGTGAACGTGATAAAAAAGAGTATTGGTATCTACAAGGTAATAATGCCAAAGTAGCAGCAAGTCGCTTAACGAAAAAAGAGAAGGAGATGGAACCTTCTGACCAATATCAAGCGTTGCTCGATCATATTACGGAAGAAGATTTGGCTACGATTGATTGGAATGAAGATGTAATCCAAGTTATTGCGATTAAACGTGAGCTAGATGCAGCATCGGAATTAACTCCACATGTCATTAAAAATGAAGGAGTATCTCCGGAAGAATATGCACAAATTGCAGAACACTTAAAAGACCTTCCAGGAATTGATGCATCCATTGACTGGCAACGTAAACGAATTTTTGGACAGACCTTTGCTAATTATATTGGAAGTATTACAGACAGAGAGGAAGGCATTCCTAGTGAAAATGAAGACTTCTACCTAACGAACGGTTACAGTCGTAATGACCGTGTAGGGATAAGTGGATTGGAACAGGAATACGAAAGTGTCTTGCGCGGGACGAAAGAACAGATCCTTTATACGACCAACAAGGATGGAGAAGTCGTAGACTCCGAAGTCGTTGTGGAAGGTCAAAGAGGAAATGATCTTGTTTTAACGATTGATATGGAATTACAGCGACGTGTGGATCAAATTGTGAAACGAGAGCTGAAAGCAATCAGAAGTGAGAGTGGATTAAATCGATATGTAGATGATGCATTAGTTGCAATGTTGAATCCTAAGACGGGGGAAGTGCTCGCCTTATCTGGACAGCATTACGATTCAGAAGAAAATAAAATTGTAGATGAATCGTTCCGCGTTGTATATGATCAGCATAGACCGGGGTCTGCGGTAAAAGGTGCTACCGTTTTGGCCGGTTACGATGCAGGTCTGATTCAACCTGGTACGTCATTCTATGATAATCCAATTAAGATTGCCGGAACTCCAGAGAAAAGTTCCTGGAAGGATTTAGATTGGGTTGATGATTTAGAAGCACTTGAACGTTCTTCTAACGTATATATGTTCTACGTGGCAATGAGAATGTTAGGAGACTATAACTATGTTCGTGGTGATGCATTAAATGTAACGAATACGAATGCATTCCAAGATTTTAGAAATTATTTTGCACAATTCGGTTTGGGAGTGGAAACCGGAATTGATTTACCATATGAGGCAAACGGATATAAAGGACAAAATCCGCAAGCAGGTAACTTGCTTGACTTTGCGATTGGACAGTATGATACATTTACTACCCTACAGTTAGCTCAATATGTGTCCACGATTGCAAACGATGGATATCGAATTCGTCCTAAGCTTGTAAACGAAGTTCGTCAACCTTCTGTTGATGAACAGTTAGGACCAGTTGTGAAAAATTACAATACAGATGTACTCAACAAAATTGAGATGGATGACCGATATATTGAGCGGGTTCAGCAAGGGTTTATCAATGTATTCCATGGTTCGGGTGGTACAGCTAACAACAGATACTGGGCTGGGGCTTCTTATAAGCCTGCGGGGAAAACAGGAACTGCACAGAATGCTATCTATGAGGACGGCAAACTGATTGCAGAAACAGAAAATTTGACACTAGTTGGATATGCACCATATGACAATCCAGAGGTTGCGTTTGCAGTTGTTGTCCCGAATACAGGTACCTATGAAGGAAAATATGCAGTTAACCACACAATTGGTAGAGGAATCCTTGATGCTTATTTTCAATTGAAAAAGGAAAGACAGCAAAATGGAGTAGATATGAATCTCAAGGATAATAAAGAGAAGGATAGTAATTAA
- the pstA gene encoding phosphate ABC transporter permease PstA, producing the protein MANIMNQKRLKRRVWKNRIFKYLFFLATMIGLVFLALLIYRVLNQGLGYLNIDFIKNFPAPYPDKAGMFAGIMGSVFLMLLIAPISIILGVSTALYLEEYAAKNRFTRFIQVNVQNLAGVPSIVYGLLGLTFFVYLFNFGYTLIAGVLTMSLLILPVIVVAAQEAIRSVPKELSEASIAMGATKWQTIWRIVLPASIPGILTGSILALSRAIGETAPLIIVGAATAIYTIPDSLLAKYTAMPIQIYSWTARPQEEWQYVAGAGIIVLLIVLLFMNAIAVWIRNKFQNRY; encoded by the coding sequence ATGGCGAATATAATGAATCAAAAACGTTTAAAAAGAAGAGTTTGGAAAAACCGAATTTTTAAGTATTTATTTTTCCTAGCAACAATGATTGGATTAGTTTTCTTAGCGTTACTTATTTATCGAGTGCTCAACCAAGGTCTTGGTTATTTAAATATAGATTTTATTAAAAACTTCCCAGCGCCATATCCAGATAAAGCAGGTATGTTCGCGGGAATAATGGGTTCCGTCTTTTTAATGTTATTAATTGCCCCAATATCGATTATTTTAGGTGTTTCTACTGCGTTGTATTTAGAGGAATACGCTGCGAAAAATCGTTTTACGAGGTTTATTCAAGTGAACGTTCAAAACCTTGCGGGTGTTCCCTCTATCGTATATGGACTATTAGGATTAACATTCTTTGTCTATCTCTTTAACTTTGGCTACACGTTAATTGCTGGTGTGCTTACGATGAGTTTATTAATTCTGCCAGTTATAGTGGTGGCTGCACAAGAAGCCATTCGGTCCGTACCGAAGGAATTAAGTGAAGCCTCCATTGCAATGGGAGCAACGAAGTGGCAAACGATTTGGAGAATTGTATTACCAGCATCCATTCCTGGTATTTTAACTGGATCTATTTTGGCGTTATCTCGTGCAATTGGTGAAACAGCTCCATTAATCATTGTCGGAGCCGCAACAGCTATTTACACGATTCCTGACTCTTTATTAGCTAAATACACGGCTATGCCTATTCAAATCTATAGCTGGACTGCTAGACCTCAGGAAGAATGGCAATATGTTGCTGGCGCGGGGATTATAGTGCTGTTAATCGTGTTATTATTCATGAATGCAATCGCGGTTTGGATTCGAAACAAATTCCAAAATAGATATTAA
- the sodA gene encoding superoxide dismutase SodA, whose product MAKFELPELPYAYDALEPHIDKETMNIHHTKHHNTYVTKLNGALEGHEDLQSKSLDELLSDLNNVPESIRTAVRNNGGGHANHSLFWTLLSPNGGGEPTGEVAEAINSKFGSFDAFKEEFANAGAGRFGSGWAWLVVNNGELEVTSTPNQDTPVMEGKTPILGLDVWEHAYYLKYQNKRPDYIAAFWNVVNWDKVNELYKAAK is encoded by the coding sequence ATGGCAAAATTTGAATTACCAGAGTTACCTTATGCATATGATGCATTAGAACCACACATTGATAAGGAAACAATGAACATTCACCATACGAAACACCACAATACTTATGTAACAAAATTAAACGGGGCTCTTGAGGGTCACGAAGATCTTCAAAGCAAATCATTAGATGAATTACTTTCTGATTTAAACAACGTACCAGAAAGTATTCGTACTGCCGTACGTAACAACGGTGGTGGACATGCAAATCACAGCTTATTCTGGACGCTTCTTTCTCCAAATGGTGGTGGGGAGCCGACAGGGGAAGTTGCAGAAGCAATTAACAGTAAATTCGGTAGCTTCGATGCATTTAAAGAAGAATTTGCTAATGCTGGTGCAGGTCGTTTCGGATCTGGATGGGCGTGGTTAGTTGTGAACAACGGTGAATTAGAAGTAACAAGTACTCCTAACCAAGACACTCCTGTAATGGAAGGGAAAACACCAATTTTAGGATTAGATGTTTGGGAACATGCGTATTACTTAAAATACCAAAACAAACGCCCTGATTACATTGCAGCATTCTGGAATGTAGTAAACTGGGATAAAGTAAACGAGCTGTATAAAGCTGCAAAATAA
- a CDS encoding PstS family phosphate ABC transporter substrate-binding protein, whose product MSKKLLALLAMLLITVGVLAACGGGAEEEEEGETNSEGNTGENESAEASEELSGAIAIDGSSTVFPIMEGLTYQYNQEQPEVEVSLNSSGSGGGFKKSTVGEIDLSNASRPIKDEEKAIAEENGIELKELEIAKDGLSVVVSKENDFIENITIDQLREIFLADNESTKWSDINPEWPEETIKIYSPGHDSGTFDYFNEVILEEKPMKEGENTTLSEDDNTLVTGIESDPYAIGYFGYAYYAANEERLKVLGIDNGDGNPVKPTPETVQDGSYTPLSRPLFTYVNVASLKEKPQVYDFVKFTLENAASAAEEVGYVALPEDKYTSQLEEIKSLAGK is encoded by the coding sequence ATGTCTAAAAAATTATTAGCACTGCTTGCAATGCTATTAATCACAGTTGGTGTACTTGCAGCTTGTGGTGGCGGAGCAGAAGAAGAAGAAGAAGGCGAAACAAATTCTGAAGGAAACACAGGAGAGAACGAGTCTGCTGAAGCTTCTGAAGAATTATCTGGAGCAATTGCAATCGATGGATCTTCAACTGTATTTCCAATCATGGAAGGTTTAACATATCAATATAACCAAGAACAACCGGAAGTGGAAGTTTCTTTAAACTCTTCAGGTTCTGGTGGTGGATTTAAAAAATCTACTGTTGGTGAAATTGATTTAAGTAATGCATCTCGACCAATCAAAGATGAAGAAAAAGCGATCGCGGAAGAAAATGGAATTGAATTAAAAGAATTAGAAATTGCGAAAGACGGACTTTCTGTTGTAGTAAGTAAAGAAAATGATTTCATTGAAAACATCACAATTGATCAATTAAGAGAAATTTTCTTGGCAGATAATGAATCTACTAAATGGTCTGATATTAACCCAGAATGGCCAGAAGAAACAATCAAAATCTATAGCCCTGGACATGATTCTGGTACGTTTGATTATTTCAACGAAGTAATTCTTGAAGAAAAGCCGATGAAAGAGGGAGAAAACACGACTCTTTCTGAGGATGACAATACGCTTGTAACTGGTATTGAAAGCGATCCGTATGCAATTGGTTACTTCGGGTATGCATACTATGCAGCAAACGAAGAAAGACTTAAAGTACTTGGTATCGATAATGGAGATGGTAACCCAGTTAAACCAACTCCAGAAACGGTACAAGATGGATCTTACACTCCACTTTCTCGTCCATTGTTCACTTATGTGAATGTGGCTTCTCTGAAAGAGAAACCTCAAGTATATGATTTTGTGAAATTCACACTTGAGAATGCAGCTTCTGCTGCGGAGGAAGTTGGATACGTAGCACTTCCAGAAGATAAGTACACTTCTCAACTTGAAGAAATTAAATCGTTAGCTGGAAAATAA
- the pstC gene encoding phosphate ABC transporter permease subunit PstC has protein sequence MKQNHTNSIQDRIAENKANNKRLKATEKTVPIFLLLCAAVSVLTTIGIIFTLLRESFTFFSDVSVLDFLTGTNWSPWTGHFGVFPLISGTILVTFIAACVALPLGVASAIFLSEYAGDRTRRIIKPVLEVLAGIPTVVYGYFALTFITPILMKIVPELKIFNALSAGIVVGIMILPMVASLSEDAMSAVPKSLREGALALGATKLETTTKVVIPAALSGIIASIVLALSRAIGETMIVTIAAGASPNLTFDPTQSIQTLTAFIVQGATGDTTYGSTIYYSIYAVGITLFVFTLIMNIISQYVSRKFREDY, from the coding sequence ATGAAACAGAATCATACAAACTCTATACAAGACCGGATTGCAGAAAACAAAGCGAATAACAAAAGATTGAAAGCTACGGAAAAAACTGTTCCAATATTTTTGTTGCTTTGTGCAGCTGTTTCTGTATTAACCACGATTGGAATTATCTTTACTTTACTAAGAGAGTCCTTTACCTTTTTTTCTGACGTTTCTGTACTTGATTTTCTTACAGGTACGAATTGGTCACCATGGACTGGACATTTCGGTGTATTTCCTTTAATCAGTGGAACTATTTTAGTAACGTTTATTGCAGCTTGTGTAGCACTTCCGTTAGGTGTGGCTTCTGCCATATTTTTAAGTGAATATGCAGGAGATAGAACTAGAAGAATTATTAAGCCTGTTTTGGAAGTTCTAGCTGGTATCCCAACAGTTGTATATGGATACTTTGCTTTAACATTCATTACACCAATTTTGATGAAAATTGTCCCAGAGCTTAAAATCTTTAATGCATTAAGTGCAGGGATTGTGGTCGGAATTATGATATTACCAATGGTAGCATCTTTGTCCGAGGATGCGATGAGTGCAGTTCCGAAAAGTTTACGTGAAGGAGCATTGGCACTTGGTGCAACAAAATTAGAAACAACGACAAAAGTAGTTATCCCAGCTGCATTATCTGGAATTATAGCATCCATTGTATTAGCTCTATCCAGAGCAATTGGTGAAACAATGATCGTGACGATTGCTGCTGGTGCATCACCTAATTTAACGTTTGATCCAACGCAATCGATTCAAACCTTAACAGCGTTTATCGTGCAAGGAGCTACAGGAGATACGACGTATGGATCGACTATTTATTATAGTATCTATGCGGTAGGTATCACACTATTTGTATTTACATTAATCATGAATATCATCTCACAATACGTTTCCCGTAAGTTCAGGGAGGATTACTAA